aataagaagctatgttATTAAGGAAAATTTCAAAAGAAGTTATCAAGTAAAATACGtaaagtaaactgaatatgtacaataggggattgagacgaatatacataaaaggggaatgaatatatacatggaaaggtaactttatatacataccaaaagtaaaaaaaaagtacaaaaataaagtacgataagtagaaaataaagaaaaaatagtatcaaggttattacagaccaattaTCCAAATCATCATCAAAATAAGGCCAACCCCCAAATAAAAATTAGCATTATCCTTAATGCTAACAACAAAAATAGAATAGGGGAAGGGTATAGAGTAAAAAAAACTCCATATGATGCCTCTGTCTGCATGGGATCACTGGCTGGGTCCTGTGGCTAGCCTGAGTCATCTCTCTCGGGGTCCTCCAGCTCAATTTCCAAACCCTCAGTCTGGGGGATCATCACTCTTCTCATGGGCTCTCTGTCAGCCTCCTGCTCTGGTGCCTGTGCTGCTAAAATTTGCTCCTCCAAGAGTAAGTCCTGTGGGATGTCTCCAGCTGACGTAATACTCTCTACCTTCTTCCTAAACAGGTTTACTGACTCCTTTGAGGCCCgagtcttcttcatcttcttcatttgTTTGACCAGGTCCTTGATTGTTTTTCCCTGTGAATCCAAAGCCTTTAGGTTCGTCTCCTTGTTTCCCAGGAGCTTCTTATGGTTGTCCAAAAGCTCATTCAATGAATCATCCAGTGATGAAGGTACCTGAAGCTGTGCTGGAGCTGCCTGAGCTATGACTGCATTGGATAAGGCTGATAGCTTTGATGTAGCTGcctacatccagttgttgatgctggataAAGTTTGATTAACCCGCAGTGCAGTCAGAGGGTAAGCTGAGGTGGATGGCATAAACAATGGGATTGTGACAAAATGGCCAGATAATGGAGGTGGCATAGCAGCAGAAGAACCTTCAGTTGTAGAAGGTTCGGAACCAGTGTCCATCACccttggctcttcagactggccagtggaaGTGGTGGCTTTGCCCTTGGACTTGAGGTTTTCCGGAATCTGAAGGTTGTACCAGGAAAATGGCCTCTTTGGCTTCACTGTGGTGTCAAAGTCCCTTCCTTCTACTTCCTGGTCCTCTAggtacatggtgaggaagtttGGGAAGGGATATGAACTCTCATCCTTGCCAACCAATCTGGCAATCACTTGGCCATAATATTCTCCacgttgatcgggtaccccgccatgatagccTCCACAATAATAGCCCGGGAGACCGGCATATCACTGTCATGCGTAGTAGGGTCTAACCAGCTGCACATAAAAGTAGACCACCCCGTCTCTTCGAAGCTCAGAGTGTTCCTGTAGATCGGAACCCCAGGTGTCAGCCAAGATGGAGTAGTCCTAGGAATAGCAATCACCGATGCAAGCCAAGGGCGGGCTAACTCATCCATAACCACCTTTTCCAAATAAAGGGACTCATCCTCATCGTTGAACCCAACATAGTCATTTAAAGTCTTGCATCAAACTTAATCTTCATATTGCGGACTTTGGTCAAAtatgtgccctttttgatgtgggcgacATTGGCATAGAATTCTTTGACCAAATGTTCATTGGCCTCCGGTAAGTTGCTGGTGAAGAACTTCCACCCCACTCTCTCGTTGAAGTGCCTCTTGAAATTAGGGTTGTGGGGTAGCAGATCTCGCTCAATGAACACCCTCTCAAGTGTAAGTGATCTCTGAGGCCGCCACTCCCAGAACTTATAGTAGGCTTTCTCACTCACAAATCGGTCTTGCCATACTACAAGGTTCCTTGATCTCACCAACCCCCCTATCTGGGTGTCACCACCCCTCCCGTCGTCTGGGATCTCAGCATCAACATCAATAGGATCCGCTGGTAAGGCTAAAGTTGTAGCAGGTGGGGAAGCTGATGCTGAAGTCTCACTACTTTTCtctgagccatcagacgactcagaggaagaagaggGTGTAGGCTCGTCTCGCAACTGGAATTTCCCTTGAAAGTTTGCGGGAACATGGGTTGGCACCGAGTCTCCTTCTGAAACTTCCCGGGAAGGGACATATTCACTACCGTTAGTGGTAACTTAGTCCTTCCTTTTCCTCATTTTCCCCTGCCTCGAGAGGATTCAACCCTCCCTTTAGCTTTATCGCTTCCCCCTCATGATCGGACCATTATATACATACACAATCAGTGCAATCACATTAGTATTTTTGTTAAATGAATCATCAAAGGAAAATAGATGAAATGTTGACAGTGTTTCTAAAAGCAAGGGTGTGCTCACATCGGAGAAAGGAGCGTGGACGCGAAAGACTAGGGATCAGACTACCCAGTCTCTGAAGTTAATGCACCGCTGACAATAGAAAAAGGTACACAGCTGCGGCATGAGCATCGCGGTCCGTATAAAAAGGAACGTGGCCGTAGAAACAATCtgcaaactctctgaaactctgaCCGTGAAATTAAGGACGCGACTGCGTAAAGGCAATCGCGGACCGCAGAAAAAGCACCGCGTCCGTGTACTTACAATTAGCTTAATTCTCATAAAGCATGAACGCGGACAATGTAATTTGGACCACTGTCCGCGTAATTTAAAACCAGACGGGCATTTTTGACTTCTCTTAGACCTAGGGTTTCACCTTTTTAGCAATTAACAGGTATAATGAATAACCCTATCCCCTATTAGGCACGCACAATAAGTACCCACAAGAATGTTTTAGCATCTATGATTAGCTTATGGGAAGTAATCAAACCCTAattaaaaagaagaagttaaaactaagagaaaagaaaagtaaaaatataaaagcaATGCGATGATTTGAGCATACCATTTGTTTGATGTGTGGTGGAAACTAACTCCTGATTAGTGCTATGAAATTGGGATCACATCAGAGGAAGATGAACAGTATTCTATTGTTGTGAGAATGAATGGTTCGAAAAGTGTAACAGGAGAAGGGTCCTTCTATTTATACTAAAAGTACAGGGACCCACAGACCTACCTGAGAGCGGTCCCCAGAATTCCATCCCGGTCCGCACTTTTACCTTTTTGAAGAGTTGTTACCAAGAAAGAACCACTAAGAGAGAAAAAAACACGCCGACCGCGAAAGAGAGATGCGGACCGCGAAATTTCAAATGCGGACGCAAATACAACTTCAGAGAGTTGCTATTCTGGACTTTTCAAGTCCGCGTGCCCCCGCGAAAAGCAACTGCTGACCGTGAAATTCTGAGCGCGGTCAGCGTAATTCTCACACTTAGGCAAACTTTTCCAACAACAGTCCTACACTGCACAACAATTCCTACACAAacttcacaaccagttagtccaaaacaaaGCCTAAACTAAGAATAAAATCAAAAAGACAGAAAAACACATGGTTTGCCTCcgaagaagcgcctgatttaatgtcgcagCACGACGCAAGTTACCATAAATCACTTGAATGGATCATTGACATCACGTGGTTGtcatcaaacttgccaagatagtgcttcacTCGGTGATCATTAACTCGaaagatttcaccatttttgtttttcaaatcaagagcaccaaacggagttACATGCACCACTTCGAAAGGGCCACttcattttgacttgagctttcctaGAAACAATCGTAACAGAGAGTTGAATAGAAGAACTAAGTCACCCTCCTTGAATTCCTTGCTTCGGGCAtatttgtcatgtaagtacttcatcttgtccttatacaaggacgagctggaataggcatgaaacctaaactcagCAAGTTCATTTAATTACTTTACCCGGAGATTTGTAGCGATATCCCATGCAAGGTTTAACTTTTTCGGCGCCCACATGACCTTGTGTTCTAACTCAACCAGAAGGTGCcatgctttcccaaataccaaccggtACGAAGACATACCAATTAGGGTCTTGTATGCAGTCCtgtaagcccacaaagcatcaaccagtttccttgaccaatcagtccggtttgcattgacagtttttgATAATATGCTCTTTATCTCCTTGTTGAAGACTTAACTTGCCCACTTGCCTGGGGATGATAAGGGGTTGACactttatgattgacaccatacttggagagTAAAGTATCGAAGACGCTGTTGCAAAAATGAGCACCCCCATCACTGATAATCGCCCTTGGAGTGCCAAATCTTGTGAAGATATTTTTCTTTAAGAATGACACCACACTCcgtgcctcattgttgggcaaatccacaacttcaacccacttggaaacataatcaacaTCAACCAGAATGTAAGCGTTACCACATGAACTCACAAatggtcccatgaagtcaatgccccacacatcaaaaatgtcgatctcaagaatagtggtgagaggcatccCATCCTTCTTAAAAATTCCACCAGCTTTCTcaaactcatcacatctcttaacAAGCTCACAAATATCTTTATACAtggtaggccaataaaatccacgGCTAAGAACCTTTGAAGCAGTTCTCACCCCACCACGATGACCACCGTAGGGCGAGGAATGGCAAGTatcaagaatactcatttgctcctcttccggGACACTtctccggatcacaccatcattacaaatCTTGAAAAGATATGTCTCATCCCAGTAATAATCCAAGCTGTCCCGTTTAagattcttcctttggttagaagagagctcactcgGGATAATGCCGGTTACAAGAAAATTAGCCACATCGGCGAACCAAGGCATACTATTCAAAGACACGGAGAGGATTTGTTCATCCgggaatgaatcattaattttAACACCATCTTTGGGactcccctcctcttccaagcgggacaagtggtccgccgcttgattttcacttcctttccgaTAAATAATATCGAGGTCAAATTCTTGAAGCAAcaaaacccatctcatcaatctagcTTTAGAGTCCTTTTTGGTCATTAAGTAACGGAGTGTCACGTGATCAGTATGAACAATCACTTTGacacccatgagataaggcctacACTTTTCCATGGCAAACACTATTGCTAGAAACGCTTTCTCTGTCACCGTATAATTAACCTGGGCATCATTCATAGTTTTGCTTGCAtggtacaccggatgaaacatcttgttcacATTTTTCCCCAAGACCGCTCCTACcacaacgtcactagcatcacacatgagctcaaatggcaagctccaattgggtgcggtgatgatgggagtggtagtcaaTCTATACTTAAGAATCTTAAAAGctttcatgcaatcatcattgaacacaaactttgcatccttttccaataacttgcacaagggattcaccacctttgagaagtctttgatgaaccttcggtagaatcccgcatgcccaagaaagctcctcactcctttaacggaagtaggaggagggagttttgaaatcacttcaatcttcGCTTTGTCCACTTCGATaccattctttgagatcttatggctgaggacaatgccctcctcaaccataaaTTGGCACTTTTACCAATTAAGCACTAGGTTAGTCTCTTCACATCGAGCCAACACATTGTCAAGATTCTTCAATAATTCTTCAAAGGAGTCACCCACAATACTAAAATCATCTATGAATACTTCCAAGAAATCCTCTACCATGTCCGTAaagatagccatcatacaccgttgaaatgtagccggtgcattacacaaaccaaacgacatctgtgagaatgcaaaggtgccatacagacatgtgaaggtggttttctcttgGTCTTCCAGTgcaatcaaaatctggttgtaacctgagtacccatccaaaaagcaataataGGCCCGCCCGGCAAGTCTATCCAACATCtggtcaagaaagggcaatggaaaatgatctttgcgggtcactttgttcagctttcggtaatccatgcataccctccatccggtgatAGTCATAGTggggatcaactcattttgctcattTGTGACCATAGTCATACCCCCTTCTCAGGCACACATTGTACCGgcgaagtccatgaactatccgtaatggggtacacaacccctgcatctagccacttgataacttccttcttgatgacctcttgcatagcctcgttcaatcttctttgatgttcCATGAAGGGTTTGGCATCATCCTCAAGTATAATCTTGTACATGCAAAAGGTAAGgtttatcccccgaatatcagctagagtccatccaattgccttcttccttcTTTGGAGCACCACAAGGGTGGCATCTAACTGCACGttagttaagcacaaagaaagaataacaggtaaagttgaacgagcgcccaagaattcatacctaaggTGTGAAGGCAAAGGTTTCAACTCCAATgtgggaggctcctcgattgagggctttgttcgTGGAGTCTTTCTGTTCTCAAAATCCAATGAAAGTTTATGGGGCTCATATGAGTAAgaacccattccttgcaaagcatTGACATACTCCACCAAGCCTTCATCCTCAGTCACATTATGGTTCAACAATACAGCTTCCAATGGTTCTTACATTAATCATGGCACtcgtatcatcaactatcacctccgtcacaagatccacaaaagagcaaaCCTCAGTACTATTCGGCtacctcattgatttgcaaacatggagaACAACTTTTTCGTTACCCACCCGAAAGGTGAactcccctgcttccacatcaaccaatgccttccctgtTGCTAGGAAAGGCCTTCCCAATATTATAGGTATCTCATAGTCGACTTCGCAGTCGAGAATAACAAAATCCAcaggcaaaataaacttgtcaacccggacaagaacatcattaataataccaagcggcctcttcattgttcgattcgccatttgcaatctcattgaaGTATCTCTCGattgaccaatacccaaagttttgaatacaaagtaaggcatcaaatttataccTGCTCCCAAATCAGACAAggcctttgcaaaatccgcactcccaatggtacatggaatggtaAATGCGTCGGGATCTTCAAGCgttggagccatcgagtgcacaatgacactcacttgatgagtcattttgatggtctcacaatccatagatctctttttagttaccaagtctt
The Nicotiana sylvestris chromosome 11, ASM39365v2, whole genome shotgun sequence DNA segment above includes these coding regions:
- the LOC138881622 gene encoding uncharacterized protein; translation: MPKAKTPLPRPPPPYPQRLSKQKNENQFKKFIEMMKSLSINVPLVEALEQMPGYAKFMKDLVTKKRSMDCETIKMTHQVSVIVHSMAPTLEDPDAFTIPCTIGSADFAKALSDLGAGINLMPYFVFKTLGIGQSRDTSMRLQMANRTMKRPLGIINDVLVRVDKFILPVDFVILDCEVDYEIPIILGRPFLATGKALVDVEAGEFTFRVGNEKVVLHVCKSMR